From the genome of Glycine soja cultivar W05 chromosome 14, ASM419377v2, whole genome shotgun sequence:
TTTGAAGGGTAGTGATCGGGTTCGGTGTTGGGGTGTTGGGTCTATAGCGAGAAAAATGGAGAGTGAATTTAGGAACATGTCTATGGTGAGTCTTGTGGCTGGGGAGTCACATGTTTGTGGGTTGAATTCAAGTGGGTATTTGGTTTGCAGAGGAAGTAACAACTTTGGTCAAATTGATGTTCCTGAAGGAGGTGCTTTGGAGTTTTCTGGTTTGGCGCTTGGGGTTGAGCACACTTGTGCTATTCGGAGATCCAATGGTTCTGTCGTTTGTTGGGGTGGGAGAGGGTTGTTTGAGGATAATGTTACAAAAGGTGTTTCTTTTGAGGTTATTGTTTCTGGGTCCAATTTTACTTGTGGATTGACTACTAACAATTTTTCAGTCATTTGTTGGGGTCCTGGTTGGGATAATGGTTCAGGTTATGAGATTCCCTTGCCTCCTATTCTTCCAGGGCCTTGTGTTCAATCTCCTTGTAGTGAATGTGGGATATATCCTCAATCTGCGTCTCTGTGTTCAGGCTATGGAAACATTTGTAAGCCAAAGCCTTGTTTACCTGAAATGCTGGTGCCAGCGCCACCTGTGGTGATGCCGGCAACACCACCGAGTCCTCCTCCGGCTTCTCGGTCGAAGGCCTTGACTAAGGGGTTATTGGCATTTGCCATTGTTGGATGTGTGGGAGGTGTTGCTGGGATATGCACTGCGATTTATTGTTTGTGGACTGGGGTTTGTTTTGGGAAGAAGAAAGTTCACAATTCTGTGCAGCCAACAATCACTAGAGGTGGCAGTGTAAATGGTGTGGGCGGTTCTAATAACAGTATTAGTCCTCCTTCTAGATCATCCACCATAAGGCGTCAAGGGTCGCGGATAATGAGGCGTCAAAGGAGTGGAACATCATCCACAAAGCATCCTGAGAGGGCTGAGGAGTTCACTTTGGCTGAACTTGTTGCAGCCACCGACAATTTTTCCCTTGAGAATAAGATTGGTGCTGGAAGCTATGGTGTTGTTTATAAAGGCAAACTCGCCGATGGTCGCGAGGTGGCAATCAAAAGGGGTGAAACTAGTACCAAGATGAAGAAGTTTCAAGAGAAAGAGACTGCATTTGAGTCAGAATTGGCCTTCTTGTCCCGGTTACACCACAAGCACTTGGTCAGGTTGGTGGGGTTCTGTGAAGAGAAAGATGAGAGGCTCTTGGTGTACGAGTACATGAAGAATGGGGCATTGTATGATCATTTGCATGACAAGAACAATGTGGACAAGAGTAGTAGTGTCTTGAATTCTTGGAGAATGAGGATCAAAGTAGCGCTGGATGCTTCACGAGGAATTGAGTATCTCCATAATTATGCAGTTCCATCTATAATTCACAGAGATATCAAGTCTTCCAACATTCTCATTGATGCGACTTGGACGGCGAGAGTATCGGATTTTGGATTGTCATTGATGAGTCCAGAATCTGACCATGATTACCAGCCGATGAAGGCAGCGGGAACAGTTGGATACATTGATCCTGAATATTATGGTCTGAATGTATTGACAGCAAAGAGTGATGTCTATGGGCTTGGAGTGGTGCTGCTAGAACTATTAACAGGAAAGAGGGCTATAttcaaaaatgatgaaaatggaGGCACCCCAGTGAGTGTTGTAGACTTCGCAGTGCCGGTAATTATGACGGGAGAATTGGCGAAAATTTTGGACCCCAGGGTTAAACCACCAGAGATGAATGAAACAGAAGCAGTGGAGCTAGTGGGATATACTGCTATGCATTGTGTAAATTTGGAGGGGAAGGACAGACCAACAATGGCTGATATTGTAGCAAATTTGGAGCGTGC
Proteins encoded in this window:
- the LOC114384323 gene encoding putative serine/threonine-protein kinase-like protein CCR3, whose product is MKKNKSPFSAATFTLFIATLLILSSLSPSHALGSAATLAVTSSAVCGVVASEPTRRIACYRHGEVVAVAPNVSFSTISGGRSYFCGLRCGNYSLLCWDTLSAFQSKRLYNNGTVLFENLALGDSQVCATVVGAGKASCWRTNAAFESPSGSDRFDSISSGSGFSCGVLKGSDRVRCWGVGSIARKMESEFRNMSMVSLVAGESHVCGLNSSGYLVCRGSNNFGQIDVPEGGALEFSGLALGVEHTCAIRRSNGSVVCWGGRGLFEDNVTKGVSFEVIVSGSNFTCGLTTNNFSVICWGPGWDNGSGYEIPLPPILPGPCVQSPCSECGIYPQSASLCSGYGNICKPKPCLPEMLVPAPPVVMPATPPSPPPASRSKALTKGLLAFAIVGCVGGVAGICTAIYCLWTGVCFGKKKVHNSVQPTITRGGSVNGVGGSNNSISPPSRSSTIRRQGSRIMRRQRSGTSSTKHPERAEEFTLAELVAATDNFSLENKIGAGSYGVVYKGKLADGREVAIKRGETSTKMKKFQEKETAFESELAFLSRLHHKHLVRLVGFCEEKDERLLVYEYMKNGALYDHLHDKNNVDKSSSVLNSWRMRIKVALDASRGIEYLHNYAVPSIIHRDIKSSNILIDATWTARVSDFGLSLMSPESDHDYQPMKAAGTVGYIDPEYYGLNVLTAKSDVYGLGVVLLELLTGKRAIFKNDENGGTPVSVVDFAVPVIMTGELAKILDPRVKPPEMNETEAVELVGYTAMHCVNLEGKDRPTMADIVANLERALALCDSSHGSISSGTISIVSD